In Neofelis nebulosa isolate mNeoNeb1 chromosome 7, mNeoNeb1.pri, whole genome shotgun sequence, the following proteins share a genomic window:
- the LOC131517293 gene encoding LOW QUALITY PROTEIN: phosphoglycerate kinase 1-like (The sequence of the model RefSeq protein was modified relative to this genomic sequence to represent the inferred CDS: inserted 1 base in 1 codon; deleted 1 base in 1 codon): MSLSNKLILDKLNVKAKWVIMRVDFNVPTKNNQITNNQRIKAAIPRIKFCLDNGAKSVVLMSHMGRPDGAPTPDKYSLEPVAVELKSLLGKDVLFLKDCVGPEVEKACADPAAGSVILLESLCFHVEEEGKGKDASGNKVKAEPAKIEAFQASLSKLGDVYVNDAFGTAHRAHSSMVGVNLPQKAGAFLMKKELNYFAKALESPERPFLAILGGAKVVDNIQLINNMLDKVNEMIIGGGMAFTFFLKVLNNMEIGTSXDEEEAKIVKDMMSKAEKNGVEITLPVDFVTAEKFDENAKTGQATVASGITAGYMGLDCGPESSKKYAEAVARAKQILWNGPVGVFEWEAFAQGTKALMDVVVKATSRGCITIIGGGDTATCCAKWNTEDKVSHVSPGGGASLELLEGKILPGVDAFSSV, encoded by the exons ATGTCGCTTTCTAATAAGCTGATTCTGGACAAGCTGAATGTGAAGGCGAAGTGGGTCATCATGAGAGTGGACTTCAATGTTCCAACGAAGAACAACCAGATAACAAACAACCAGAGAATCAAGGCTGCCATCCCACGCATCAAATTCTGCTTGGACAATGGAGCTAAGTCAGTTGTTCTTATGAGCCATATGGGCCGGCCTGATGGTGCCCCCACACCTGACAAGTACTCTTTGGAGCCAGTTGCTGTAGAACTCAAATCTCTGCTTGGCAAGGATGTTTTATTCTTAAAGGACTGTGTGGGCCCAGAAGTGGAGAAAGCTTGTGCTGACCCAGCTGCTGGGTCTGTCATCCTGTTGGAGAGCCTCTGCTTTCatgtggaggaagaggggaagggaaaagatgCTTCTGGGAATAAGGTTAAAGCTGAGCCAGCCAAAATAGAAGCCTTCCAAGCTTCACTTTCCAAGCTAGGAGATGTCTATGTCAATGATGCTTTCGGCACTGCTCACCGAGCCCACAGCTCCATGGTGGGAGTCAATCTGCCACAGAAGGCTGGAGCT TTCTTGATGAAGAAGGAGCTGAACTACTTTGCCAAGGCCTTGGAGAGCCCAGAGCGACCCTTCCTGGCCATCCTGGGCGGAGCTAAAGTTGTAGACAATATCCAGCTGATCAATAATATGCTGGACAAAGTCAATGAGATGATTATTGGTGGTGGAATGGCTTTTACCTTCTTCCTTAAGGTGCTCAACAACATGGAGATTGGCACTT CTGATGAAGAGGAAGCCAAGATCGTCAAAGATATGATGTCCAAAGCTGAGAAGAATGGTGTGGAAATTACCTTGCCTGTTGACTTTGTCACTGCTGAAAAGTTTGATGAGAATGCCAAGACAGGGCAAGCCACTGTGGCCTCTGGCATAACTGCTGGCTACATGGGCTTGGATTGTGGTCCTGAGAGCAGCAAGAAGTATGCTGAGGCAGTCGCTCGGGCTAAGCAGATTCTGTGGAATGGCCCTGTGGGCGTATTTGAATGGGAAGCTTTTGCCCAAGGAACCAAAGCCCTCATGGATGTGGTGGTGAAAGCCACTTCCAGGGGCTGCATCACCATCATAGGTGGTGGAGACACTGCCACTTGCTGTGCCAAATGGAA